The proteins below come from a single Ictalurus punctatus breed USDA103 chromosome 24, Coco_2.0, whole genome shotgun sequence genomic window:
- the si:ch211-133n4.6 gene encoding uncharacterized protein si:ch211-133n4.6 isoform X1, which yields MLTRNIIIFWTLAVLLVEADLDAGLQAMSTGTDQDSTSDEAPTVMSFMIIFTESMNSVSPDQPNDEPQHYNGATADASSTSAEAGQAAGPQVNDVTAADGAKSSTEEQDENESPESEEVVKAAPVQRATKSQTANQRKRSKPVVASKKRTRPLRP from the exons ATGTTGACCAG GAACATTATCATCTTCTGGACACTAGCAGTGCTGCTGGTTGAAGCAGACCTAGATGCAG GTCTTCAAGCCATGTCTACAGGAACAG ATCAGGACTCCACCTCTGATGAGGCTCCAACTG TTATGTCCTTTATGATTATCTTCACAGAAAGCATGAACTCTGTGTCACCTGACCAGCCCAACG ATGAGCCACAGCATTATAATGGCGCCACAGCTG ACGCGAGCAGCACGAGTGCAGAAGCAGGTCAGGCTGCTG GGCCTCAAGTCAATGATGTGACAGCAGCTG ATGGAGCCAAATCCAGCACTGAAGAACAAGACg AGAATGAGAGTCCAGAGTCAGAAGAAGTGGTGAAGGCAGCTCCAGTGCAGCGCGCTACTAAATCACAAACTGCAAACCAACGCAAGCGCAGTAAGCCCGTTGTGGCCTCCAAAAAGAGGACGAGACCCCTTCGCCCGTGA
- the si:ch211-133n4.6 gene encoding uncharacterized protein si:ch211-133n4.6 isoform X2 produces MLTRNIIIFWTLAVLLVEADLDAGLQAMSTGTDQDSTSDEAPTESMNSVSPDQPNDEPQHYNGATADASSTSAEAGQAAGPQVNDVTAADGAKSSTEEQDENESPESEEVVKAAPVQRATKSQTANQRKRSKPVVASKKRTRPLRP; encoded by the exons ATGTTGACCAG GAACATTATCATCTTCTGGACACTAGCAGTGCTGCTGGTTGAAGCAGACCTAGATGCAG GTCTTCAAGCCATGTCTACAGGAACAG ATCAGGACTCCACCTCTGATGAGGCTCCAACTG AAAGCATGAACTCTGTGTCACCTGACCAGCCCAACG ATGAGCCACAGCATTATAATGGCGCCACAGCTG ACGCGAGCAGCACGAGTGCAGAAGCAGGTCAGGCTGCTG GGCCTCAAGTCAATGATGTGACAGCAGCTG ATGGAGCCAAATCCAGCACTGAAGAACAAGACg AGAATGAGAGTCCAGAGTCAGAAGAAGTGGTGAAGGCAGCTCCAGTGCAGCGCGCTACTAAATCACAAACTGCAAACCAACGCAAGCGCAGTAAGCCCGTTGTGGCCTCCAAAAAGAGGACGAGACCCCTTCGCCCGTGA